From the genome of Nakamurella flavida, one region includes:
- a CDS encoding PhzF family phenazine biosynthesis protein — protein MTRTRPFAQVDVFTRVPYAGNPVAVVLDGTDLDSRAMRAFAAWTNLSETTFVLPPSDPRADYRLRIFTPGGELPFAGHPTLGSAHAWWGAGGRPSVPDEVVQECGAGLVPIRREGDTWSFRAPDLVREGPLDDDLLDTIAAGLRIPRAEIVGHQWVDNGPGWAAVRMPTAQAVLDLEPDHGVLGDLVLGVVGTYPEGSERQLEVRAFCGGVGVVEDPVTGSLQASVAQWLTRTGVLPPDYRAGQGRRVGRDGDVQLRTIDGRIWAGGACVTCIRGTVDL, from the coding sequence GTGACCCGCACTCGCCCGTTCGCCCAGGTCGACGTGTTCACCCGCGTCCCGTACGCCGGCAACCCGGTCGCCGTGGTGCTGGACGGCACCGACCTGGACAGCCGCGCCATGCGGGCCTTCGCGGCCTGGACGAACCTGTCGGAGACGACCTTCGTGCTGCCGCCGAGCGACCCGCGGGCCGACTACCGGCTGCGGATCTTCACCCCCGGCGGGGAGCTGCCCTTCGCCGGCCACCCGACCCTGGGCTCGGCCCACGCGTGGTGGGGAGCCGGCGGGCGGCCGTCCGTCCCGGACGAGGTGGTGCAGGAGTGCGGGGCCGGCCTCGTGCCGATCCGGCGGGAGGGGGACACCTGGAGCTTCCGCGCGCCGGACCTGGTCCGCGAGGGCCCGCTGGACGACGACCTGCTCGACACCATCGCGGCCGGGCTGCGGATCCCCCGTGCGGAGATCGTGGGCCACCAGTGGGTGGACAACGGTCCCGGCTGGGCCGCGGTCCGGATGCCCACCGCGCAGGCCGTTCTCGACCTCGAACCCGACCACGGCGTGCTGGGCGACCTGGTGCTCGGCGTCGTCGGCACGTACCCCGAGGGGAGCGAGCGCCAGCTGGAGGTCAGGGCCTTCTGCGGCGGGGTCGGGGTCGTCGAGGACCCGGTCACCGGCAGTCTCCAGGCGAGCGTCGCCCAGTGGCTGACCCGGACCGGCGTCCTGCCGCCGGACTACCGCGCCGGGCAGGGGCGCCGGGTCGGCCGGGACGGGGATGTGCAGCTGCGCACCATCGACGGGCGGATCTGGGCGGGCGGTGCCTGCGTCACCTGCATCCGGGGCACCGTCGACCTCTGA
- a CDS encoding glycoside hydrolase family 127 protein, whose translation MQTASTVRLGAVPVAPGHGALQPLSLDEVRITGGFWSTRQTVNRDHTIPHAMSWIERAGWAGNFDAAVAGTLPAERQGREFSDSEIYKLLEALAWDLAVTPDPDRADRYDALVRRVAAAQEDDGYLNTEFGRPGQAPRYSDLEWGHELYCYGHLFQAAVARIRTGHHDQLVEVALAAAEHVCATFGPDGLQAFCGHPEIEMALVELGRATGRRHFVDQAALFLDRRGHHVLEDIEWGREYFQDDVPFRDAGSLRGHAVRALYLAGGAVDLADENGDPALREAALRQLRHAVAHRTYLTGGMGSQHQDEGFGTDDALPADRAYSETCAGIASVMLNWRLLLATGSAEHADLMERTLYNVVATGPALDGEAFFYANTLHRRSTGEVPPSDTLVARAESSVRAPWFAVSCCPTNIARTMASLAGYLATRDADGIQLHQYAGCEIRTTLTDGRAVALDVSTDYPRQGAVGVVVVGESVGPWSITFRVPSWAAGATLTHGGRTRTVDPGTVTVTDDFGPGDRIELVLPVLPRLTWPHPRFDAVRGCVAVERGPMVLCLESTDVPGADLAEVTLDPTVPLVDRVPVPAQDPRPWVAAEGSLSPSESAGWGYRDRPWASDAATPVELPLVPYCQWGNRGPSTMRVWIPVAEGRSAVADS comes from the coding sequence ATGCAGACAGCCTCCACGGTGCGCCTCGGCGCCGTCCCCGTCGCGCCCGGTCACGGTGCGCTGCAGCCCCTGAGCCTCGACGAGGTCCGCATCACCGGCGGCTTCTGGTCGACCCGGCAGACGGTCAACCGGGACCACACCATCCCGCATGCGATGTCCTGGATCGAGCGGGCCGGTTGGGCCGGCAACTTCGACGCGGCCGTGGCCGGCACCCTGCCCGCCGAGCGGCAGGGCCGGGAGTTCTCCGACTCGGAGATCTACAAGCTGCTCGAGGCGCTGGCCTGGGACCTGGCGGTCACCCCGGACCCGGACCGGGCCGACCGCTACGACGCCCTGGTCCGGCGGGTGGCCGCCGCCCAGGAGGACGACGGCTACCTCAACACCGAGTTCGGCCGCCCCGGGCAGGCCCCCCGGTACAGCGATCTGGAGTGGGGGCACGAGCTGTACTGCTACGGCCATCTGTTCCAGGCGGCGGTCGCCCGGATCCGGACCGGTCACCACGACCAGCTCGTCGAGGTGGCCCTGGCCGCCGCCGAGCACGTGTGCGCCACCTTCGGCCCGGACGGTCTGCAGGCCTTCTGCGGCCATCCCGAGATCGAGATGGCCCTGGTGGAACTGGGTCGGGCCACCGGTCGGCGGCATTTCGTCGACCAGGCCGCGCTGTTCCTGGATCGCCGCGGCCACCACGTGCTCGAGGACATCGAGTGGGGCCGCGAGTACTTCCAGGACGACGTCCCCTTCCGGGACGCCGGGTCGCTGCGCGGGCACGCGGTGCGGGCCCTCTACCTGGCCGGCGGTGCGGTCGACCTGGCCGACGAGAACGGCGATCCGGCGCTGCGGGAGGCGGCGTTGCGGCAGCTCCGGCACGCGGTGGCGCACCGCACCTACCTCACCGGCGGCATGGGTTCCCAGCACCAGGACGAGGGTTTCGGTACCGACGACGCGCTGCCGGCCGACCGCGCCTACTCCGAGACCTGCGCCGGCATCGCCTCGGTGATGCTCAACTGGCGGCTGCTGCTGGCCACCGGGTCCGCCGAGCACGCCGACCTGATGGAACGCACCCTGTACAACGTGGTGGCCACCGGGCCCGCGCTCGACGGGGAGGCGTTCTTCTACGCCAACACCCTGCACCGCCGGTCGACCGGTGAGGTCCCGCCGTCCGACACCCTGGTCGCCCGGGCCGAGAGTTCCGTCCGGGCACCGTGGTTCGCGGTGTCCTGCTGTCCGACCAACATCGCCCGCACGATGGCCAGCCTGGCCGGCTACCTGGCCACCCGTGACGCCGACGGGATCCAGCTGCACCAGTACGCGGGCTGCGAGATCCGGACCACCCTGACCGACGGCCGCGCGGTGGCCCTGGACGTGAGCACCGACTACCCCCGCCAGGGCGCGGTCGGCGTGGTGGTGGTCGGCGAGAGCGTGGGTCCGTGGTCGATCACCTTCCGGGTGCCGTCCTGGGCGGCCGGGGCGACGCTCACCCACGGGGGCCGCACCCGCACCGTGGATCCCGGGACGGTCACCGTCACCGACGACTTCGGGCCGGGGGACCGGATCGAGCTGGTCCTGCCGGTGCTACCCCGGCTGACCTGGCCGCACCCCCGCTTCGACGCAGTCCGGGGTTGCGTGGCGGTGGAGCGCGGACCGATGGTGCTCTGCCTGGAGTCCACCGACGTGCCCGGCGCGGATCTGGCGGAGGTGACGCTGGACCCGACCGTGCCGCTGGTCGACCGGGTGCCCGTACCCGCCCAGGATCCACGGCCGTGGGTGGCGGCGGAGGGATCGCTCTCGCCGTCGGAGAGCGCCGGCTGGGGCTACCGGGACCGACCCTGGGCCTCCGACGCGGCGACCCCTGTCGAGCTGCCGCTGGTGCCCTACTGCCAGTGGGGCAATCGCGGCCCGTCCACGATGCGGGTGTGGATCCCGGTCGCCGAGGGCCGATCCGCGGTCGCCGACTCGTGA
- a CDS encoding carbohydrate ABC transporter permease: protein MATPTRAVEREARPRLTAGLILGRTPYYVSTGALAVIFLFPLLWSAVASVSPQAGSAQTEGFGFGNYRTLAGYQAGIGQYLLNSAFTSLLTVALTLICSFFGGYAFARFDFPGKNILFLSVLAILMVPYATLLIPLYVMLNAVGLQDSLVGLSLVLTLFQLPFSIFMMRISFESVPKEIEEAARVDGAGTFAALVRVLLPAVKPALITVGLFAFLAAWNDFIAPLILISSSDKLPLPLAIANLRQQVMGVIDYGATEAGVVVLALPCIVLFLLLQRHYVNGFMSGALKG, encoded by the coding sequence ATGGCCACCCCCACTCGCGCGGTCGAGCGCGAGGCCCGGCCCAGACTGACCGCGGGTCTGATCCTCGGTCGGACCCCGTACTACGTGAGCACCGGCGCCCTGGCGGTCATCTTCCTGTTCCCGCTGCTGTGGAGCGCCGTCGCCTCGGTGTCCCCGCAGGCCGGCAGTGCGCAGACGGAGGGCTTCGGATTCGGCAACTACCGCACGCTGGCCGGATACCAGGCCGGCATCGGGCAGTACCTGCTGAACTCGGCATTCACCTCGCTGCTGACCGTCGCGCTCACCCTGATCTGCTCGTTCTTCGGGGGATACGCGTTCGCGCGCTTCGACTTCCCCGGCAAGAACATCCTGTTCCTGTCGGTGCTGGCCATCCTGATGGTCCCGTACGCGACGCTGCTCATCCCGCTGTACGTGATGCTCAACGCTGTCGGGCTGCAGGACTCCCTGGTGGGCCTGTCCCTGGTGCTCACCCTGTTCCAGCTGCCGTTCTCGATCTTCATGATGCGTATCTCGTTCGAGAGCGTCCCCAAGGAGATCGAGGAGGCGGCCCGGGTCGACGGCGCCGGCACCTTCGCCGCCCTGGTCCGCGTCCTGCTGCCGGCGGTCAAGCCCGCGCTGATCACCGTGGGGCTGTTCGCCTTCCTGGCCGCCTGGAACGACTTCATCGCGCCGCTCATCCTGATCAGCTCGTCGGACAAGCTGCCGCTGCCGCTGGCCATCGCCAACCTGCGCCAGCAGGTCATGGGCGTCATCGACTACGGCGCCACCGAGGCCGGGGTCGTCGTCCTCGCGCTGCCCTGCATCGTGCTGTTCCTGCTGCTGCAGCGGCACTACGTGAACGGGTTCATGTCGGGGGCGTTGAAGGGATGA
- a CDS encoding carbohydrate ABC transporter permease, translated as MTTVTAPPPVTHAPATLPGPGPRPRRGRAAAGLQGWLYALPTALFVGFLFIAPVLLVLRMSASDWKLFTGDNGWNLPVNFENVTSNRFFVSSILFTLQYTAIATVLLMVLGLGLALLVQESTRWKSFLRTAILVPSALGLASASLLFYALYSPQSSPFNPILRWLGVTDSSVSFLGTPSAALWSTVALIVWRFAGFYMLLLLVGLQRIPGDVYEAARIDGATWWQTFRGITLPLLKPSISLALILCVTGSLLAFDQFYILTKGGPDNSTITVVQLIYNQAFSGQNNLGRAAALSVIVLGALILINALQFKGLKSEDQ; from the coding sequence ATGACGACCGTCACGGCCCCCCCACCCGTCACCCACGCCCCGGCCACCCTGCCCGGGCCGGGTCCCCGCCCCCGGCGTGGCCGCGCCGCGGCCGGTCTGCAGGGTTGGCTGTACGCCCTGCCCACCGCCCTGTTCGTCGGGTTCCTGTTCATCGCGCCGGTGTTGCTGGTCCTGCGGATGTCCGCCTCGGACTGGAAGTTGTTCACCGGTGACAACGGGTGGAACCTTCCGGTCAACTTCGAGAACGTCACTTCCAACCGGTTCTTCGTCAGCTCGATCCTGTTCACCCTGCAGTACACGGCCATCGCCACCGTGCTGCTGATGGTTCTCGGGCTGGGCCTGGCCCTGCTCGTGCAGGAATCGACCCGGTGGAAGAGCTTCCTGCGGACCGCGATCCTGGTCCCCAGCGCGCTGGGCCTGGCTTCCGCGTCCCTGTTGTTCTACGCGCTGTACTCCCCGCAGAGCAGCCCGTTCAACCCGATCCTGCGCTGGCTGGGCGTGACCGATTCCAGCGTCTCGTTCCTCGGGACCCCCAGTGCCGCACTGTGGTCCACCGTGGCCCTGATCGTCTGGCGGTTCGCCGGCTTCTACATGCTGCTCCTGCTGGTCGGTCTGCAGCGGATCCCGGGCGATGTCTACGAGGCCGCCCGGATCGACGGCGCGACGTGGTGGCAGACCTTCCGCGGCATCACGCTGCCGCTGCTCAAGCCCTCCATCTCGCTGGCGTTGATCCTCTGCGTGACGGGGTCGCTGCTGGCCTTCGACCAGTTCTACATCCTGACCAAGGGCGGGCCGGACAACAGCACCATCACCGTCGTCCAGCTGATCTACAACCAGGCGTTCTCCGGTCAGAACAACCTGGGCCGCGCCGCCGCACTGTCGGTCATCGTGCTCGGGGCCCTCATCCTCATCAACGCCCTGCAGTTCAAGGGCCTCAAGTCGGAGGACCAGTGA
- a CDS encoding SDR family oxidoreductase, with the protein MRALVTGSTGYVGSRLIPALTEAGIDVLATARTPGKFARFDWADDVEPVELDVLDPDSVRAAFDGREHIDVAYYLVHAIGEGDFAEEDLEAARTFGEEAHAAGVGRIVYLGGFVPQGQELSEHLDSRRQVGEALTESGVDVVWLRAAVIVGAGSTSYELIRHLADRLPVVPIPSWMRHPVEPIAVDDVLHYLVAGADPSVPPGAYDIAGPETLPYRDLLRAYIRSAGLRRVLVPVPLVSTGLAGSVIGRIIPLPAPLVEDLIGSLQNTMVGDTSPIRSVVPDPAGGLTTMADALSRALVRTDVNRGEIAGVAGTPDPLRLAPTDPAWAGVDPRDSHHRRSVAASVDSVWTVLQGMGEKEGYFSWPLAWSVRGWLDRRAGGPGRAVHRADAEKLTVGDTLGFLTVETVDADRDGGGPYLRLTTDRWTPGEGTLEFWINPDPDPDDAGGPSSLLHIRARFLPRGVAGRVYWAVLKPFHLVIFPAMARRIAALAEH; encoded by the coding sequence ATGCGTGCTCTGGTGACCGGCTCGACCGGCTATGTGGGTTCCCGGTTGATCCCGGCCCTGACCGAGGCCGGGATCGACGTCCTGGCCACCGCCCGGACACCCGGGAAGTTCGCCCGTTTCGACTGGGCCGACGACGTCGAGCCGGTCGAGTTGGACGTGTTGGACCCCGATTCGGTCCGTGCCGCGTTCGACGGTCGGGAACACATCGACGTCGCCTACTACCTGGTGCACGCCATCGGCGAGGGCGACTTCGCCGAGGAGGACCTCGAGGCCGCCCGCACCTTCGGCGAGGAGGCCCACGCCGCCGGCGTCGGCCGGATCGTCTACCTGGGCGGGTTCGTCCCGCAGGGGCAGGAGCTCTCCGAGCACCTGGACAGCCGCCGGCAGGTGGGCGAGGCCCTGACCGAGTCCGGGGTGGACGTGGTCTGGCTGCGGGCAGCCGTCATCGTCGGCGCCGGGTCCACGTCCTACGAGTTGATCCGCCACCTGGCCGACCGCCTGCCGGTGGTGCCCATCCCGAGCTGGATGCGGCACCCGGTCGAGCCGATCGCCGTGGACGACGTCCTGCACTACCTCGTCGCCGGGGCCGACCCGTCCGTGCCGCCCGGTGCGTACGACATCGCCGGACCGGAGACCCTGCCCTACCGCGACCTGCTGCGCGCCTACATCCGGTCGGCCGGTCTGCGCCGGGTGCTCGTGCCGGTCCCACTGGTGTCCACCGGCCTGGCCGGATCGGTCATCGGCAGGATCATCCCGCTGCCCGCGCCCTTGGTGGAGGACCTGATCGGCAGCCTGCAGAACACCATGGTCGGCGACACCTCCCCCATCCGTTCCGTGGTGCCCGACCCGGCCGGCGGGTTGACCACGATGGCGGACGCGCTGTCCCGCGCCCTGGTGCGCACCGATGTGAACCGGGGCGAGATCGCCGGCGTGGCAGGGACTCCCGACCCGTTGCGCCTCGCCCCGACCGATCCCGCGTGGGCCGGGGTCGACCCCCGGGACAGCCATCACCGCCGCTCCGTCGCCGCGTCCGTCGACTCGGTGTGGACGGTGCTGCAGGGCATGGGCGAGAAGGAGGGCTACTTCTCCTGGCCGCTGGCCTGGTCGGTGCGGGGCTGGTTGGACCGCCGGGCCGGTGGGCCCGGTCGGGCCGTGCACCGCGCCGATGCGGAGAAGCTCACCGTCGGCGACACCCTCGGTTTCCTGACCGTCGAGACGGTCGACGCCGACCGCGACGGCGGTGGGCCCTACCTGCGGCTCACCACCGACCGGTGGACGCCGGGGGAGGGGACCCTGGAGTTCTGGATCAACCCCGATCCCGACCCGGACGACGCCGGCGGCCCGTCGAGCCTCCTGCACATCCGGGCCCGCTTCCTGCCCCGCGGCGTGGCCGGCCGGGTGTACTGGGCCGTGCTCAAGCCCTTCCACCTGGTGATCTTCCCGGCGATGGCCCGGCGGATCGCTGCTCTCGCCGAGCACTGA
- a CDS encoding LacI family DNA-binding transcriptional regulator, whose product MAPATGKRPTTLTDVARLAGVSIATASKALNGRNQVRASTRERVMVAAEQLSFSPNALARGLLAGRTGTVGLLTSDMEGRFSLPILMGAEDAFGRGSVSVFLCDARGDSFREQYHVKALLGRRVDGLIVVGSRTDARPPLPGRLSVPVVYAYSPSLDDQDTSVISDNVEAGRTAVDHLLALGRSRIVHISGDRTYAAARDRAEGATAALRAARLTPVGKKVHFGSWSESWGRSAIASLLAAHPDIDGVFAGSDQIARGVLEVLREKGRAVPEDVAVVGFDNWAVLATQARPQLTSMDMQLEQLGRRAAELLFSAMEGGTHPGIEKIGCSLVIRESTAG is encoded by the coding sequence ATGGCACCGGCGACGGGTAAGCGGCCGACCACCCTGACCGATGTCGCCCGGCTGGCCGGCGTCTCCATCGCCACCGCGTCCAAGGCCCTGAACGGGCGCAACCAGGTCCGCGCCTCCACCCGCGAGCGGGTCATGGTGGCCGCCGAGCAGTTGTCGTTCTCGCCCAACGCCCTGGCCCGGGGCCTGTTGGCCGGCCGGACCGGCACGGTGGGCCTGCTGACCAGCGACATGGAGGGCCGCTTCTCGCTGCCCATCCTGATGGGCGCGGAGGACGCCTTCGGTCGCGGCTCGGTGTCGGTGTTCCTCTGCGACGCCCGCGGCGACTCGTTCCGCGAGCAGTACCACGTCAAGGCGCTGCTCGGCCGTCGGGTCGACGGACTGATCGTGGTCGGATCGCGGACCGATGCGAGACCTCCACTACCGGGCCGGTTGTCGGTCCCGGTGGTGTACGCCTACTCCCCGTCCCTGGACGACCAGGACACCTCGGTGATCTCCGACAACGTGGAGGCCGGGCGGACCGCCGTGGACCATCTGCTGGCCCTGGGTCGTTCCCGCATCGTGCACATCTCCGGCGACCGCACCTACGCCGCCGCCCGGGACCGCGCCGAGGGGGCCACGGCGGCGCTGCGCGCGGCCCGGCTGACCCCCGTGGGCAAGAAGGTGCACTTCGGCTCGTGGAGCGAATCGTGGGGTCGGTCGGCCATCGCGTCCCTGCTCGCCGCCCACCCCGACATCGACGGCGTGTTCGCCGGCAGCGACCAGATCGCCCGCGGCGTGCTGGAGGTACTGCGCGAGAAAGGTCGGGCCGTCCCCGAGGACGTGGCCGTGGTCGGCTTCGACAACTGGGCCGTGCTGGCCACCCAGGCCCGGCCCCAGCTCACCAGCATGGACATGCAGCTGGAACAACTGGGTCGCCGGGCGGCCGAGCTGCTGTTCTCGGCGATGGAGGGCGGCACCCACCCGGGCATCGAGAAGATCGGCTGCTCCCTGGTCATCCGGGAGTCCACCGCCGGCTGA
- a CDS encoding ABC transporter substrate-binding protein yields MKVWKRRRIAGAVAAVIATSMTLAACGGSTGGAAGSTSAPATAGSSGASGSASGGAGAAADQGVDDGTTLTLWTRAPLEKQAKALVEAYNGSHQNQVELTVVPNDDYVAKVGAAAGSGQLPDLFGADIVYVPNWASQGLYADLTDRIAGLPYADTLNKGHIDAGTVDGQKFVLPFVLDLSVMMYNKTLYSEAGLDPEKGPATLAEFADQATKIAALKKPGVSGTYFGGNCGGCLVFTWFPMVWASGEEVMNADGTESLLGGSAAQQVYSTYKTLNDDGVIGDGARDETGATWVAGFQSGNVGVMPYPATLLATASESVDVGVSALPGVDGGGSTFVGGDGLGISKDSKSGEQAWNFLAWLTSDAAQVDVLAKGGDVVSRSDLANNEYAAKDPRLVLINEIAGKGKTPVALNFQSAFNASDSPWLTLVRNAVYGGDSSVEADNTAITSVLAQQ; encoded by the coding sequence ATGAAGGTCTGGAAGCGCCGGCGTATCGCCGGGGCCGTCGCCGCAGTCATCGCGACGTCGATGACGCTGGCGGCGTGCGGCGGCTCGACGGGCGGAGCCGCGGGATCGACCTCGGCGCCGGCCACGGCCGGGTCGTCGGGGGCATCCGGGAGCGCGTCCGGCGGAGCCGGTGCGGCCGCCGATCAGGGGGTGGACGACGGCACCACGCTGACCCTGTGGACCCGGGCGCCCCTGGAGAAGCAGGCCAAGGCCCTGGTGGAGGCCTACAACGGTTCGCACCAGAACCAGGTGGAGCTGACCGTCGTCCCCAACGACGACTACGTGGCCAAGGTGGGTGCGGCGGCCGGTTCGGGGCAGCTGCCCGATCTGTTCGGGGCCGACATCGTCTACGTGCCCAACTGGGCGTCACAGGGGCTCTACGCCGATCTGACCGACAGGATCGCCGGTCTGCCCTACGCGGACACCCTGAACAAGGGGCACATCGACGCGGGCACCGTGGACGGCCAGAAGTTCGTGCTGCCCTTCGTTCTCGACCTGTCGGTCATGATGTACAACAAGACGCTGTACTCCGAGGCCGGGCTGGATCCGGAGAAGGGCCCGGCCACGCTGGCCGAGTTCGCCGATCAGGCCACCAAGATCGCCGCCCTGAAGAAGCCCGGCGTGTCCGGCACCTACTTCGGCGGCAACTGCGGTGGTTGCCTGGTCTTCACCTGGTTCCCCATGGTGTGGGCCTCCGGTGAGGAGGTCATGAACGCCGACGGCACCGAGTCGCTGCTCGGCGGATCCGCTGCGCAGCAGGTCTACTCGACCTACAAGACGTTGAACGACGACGGCGTCATCGGTGACGGCGCCCGCGACGAGACCGGTGCCACCTGGGTCGCCGGGTTCCAGTCCGGCAACGTCGGGGTCATGCCGTACCCGGCCACCCTGCTGGCCACCGCCTCCGAGTCGGTCGACGTCGGCGTCTCCGCCCTGCCGGGTGTCGACGGCGGTGGATCCACCTTCGTCGGTGGCGACGGTCTCGGCATCTCCAAGGACAGCAAGTCCGGCGAACAGGCCTGGAACTTCCTGGCCTGGCTGACCTCCGACGCCGCGCAGGTCGACGTGCTGGCCAAGGGCGGCGACGTGGTGTCCCGTTCGGACCTCGCGAACAACGAGTACGCGGCCAAGGATCCCCGGCTGGTGCTGATCAACGAGATCGCCGGCAAGGGCAAGACTCCGGTGGCGCTGAACTTCCAGTCGGCCTTCAACGCCTCGGACAGCCCGTGGCTGACCCTGGTCCGCAACGCGGTCTACGGCGGCGACTCCTCCGTCGAGGCCGACAACACCGCCATCACCTCGGTCCTGGCCCAGCAGTAG